GGCCGCTCGTCCCTGCGGCGTCGCCGCGGGTCAGCCGCACGAGGCGGTCGACGACGCGACGGTGGACGTCGGGGTCGAGGCCACCGAGCACCGTGACGTAGGGATGGAGGTCGAGCTCCTCCCCGTCCTCGAGGTCGAGTCGAAGGATCCGCATCTGGTCCTCAGATCGGTCGGCGGGGCCCGCTTGTGAGCGTCGAGCAGCGGTCGAGGCGTGGGCCGAACGGCCCTTCTCGCGACGACCGCGTCCAGATCACGACGCGACGGCCTCCACGCGCGCCTTCAGCTCGGGCAGGGCGGTGCGGAGGATCTTCGCCTCGGCGCGGCGCTTGACGAAGCCGGGCAGCGGCACCACGAGGTCGACCTCGAGGTGGTAGACGACCTCGGTGCTCGAGGCATCGCCCTCGACCGGGTTGAAGTCGTACACCCCGTCGAGCACCTGCGTGAGGTCACCCTCCACGAGGTACCACGAGAGGCGCTGGGGCGCGGCGGCGTAGTCGTAGCGGAGCGTGTAGCTGGTGCTGCGACCCATCGCCGCGGTGCGGAAGGCGACCTGCACGGGACGCCCCTCGTCGTCCCGCTCGAGCACCGTGGCGTCCTTCACGTCCTTGGCCCAGTCCGGGTAGCGCTCGACGTCGGCCGCGACCTCGTAGCACGCCTGTGCGGGGGCGTGGATCACGATGCGCTCGTTGGCCTGCTCCGACATCGACGGCTCCTGGATCGGCGGTTGTGCTCACCGCATTCTGGCCGATGGGCTCCCCTGCGTCACACGTCAGCGGGCGCGTGGCGCGAAGCGACCGTGGCGGGCGACCCACCAGCCGGCGAGGCCCAGGCCGAACACCGGTGCCAACGACGTGAACACGAGCGAGCTGAACGGGCGGGCGGCCACCGCCACCACCACCAGGGCCACCTGGAGGCCGAGGGACCACATCATCGAGCGCCGCACCGGGGCAGGTGCCGTGCCGGACATGAAGTAGAGGCCGCCGATGCCGATGAGCTCGTGGCGGCTCCGCCCGACGGCGATGGCGTAGGCGACGAAGAAGGCCACGCTGCCGAGGACGAAGAGCGCCCCCGAGACGGCGACGACGAGCGGGCCGACGTCGTCGATGGCGACCACGCCCGCGGCCACGATCGCCGCGAGCACGGCGGTGCCGGCCCACGACGCACAGATCAGGCCCCGACCGGGCGCCTCCCCGACCGGTCGACCCTCGGGTCCGCCGACCGCCCCCTGCTCCCGGGGGGACGAGGCGGCGCGCCCGACGGGACGGTCGCGGTCGCGGACCTTCGGCGGGCGGTCGGCGTCGCGACGGCGGGGGCTCACGTGGGGACCTCGATGCCGAGCGCATCGGCGAGGCGCCGGGCGAGGACGTCGTAGGTGAGCTCGGTCTCGACGCGCGCGCGGGCGGCCCGGCCCATCTCGCGTCGCCGCTCGGGATCGACCACCAGCTGCTCGATCGCCCGCGCCACCTGCCCGGCGTCGGTG
This portion of the Actinomarinicola tropica genome encodes:
- a CDS encoding SRPBCC family protein; its protein translation is MSEQANERIVIHAPAQACYEVAADVERYPDWAKDVKDATVLERDDEGRPVQVAFRTAAMGRSTSYTLRYDYAAAPQRLSWYLVEGDLTQVLDGVYDFNPVEGDASSTEVVYHLEVDLVVPLPGFVKRRAEAKILRTALPELKARVEAVAS